From Clostridia bacterium:
CTTTTGGTTTTCCAATATTCGGCTCTTTATGACCTCAGCGTTGTCGATCACCTTCCCCAACGTTTCTGCAATATTTGTTACATTCTCGGCTTCAAAAACTTCCCCAAGGCGGTAATGCTGTATTGTGTACCCAACTTGTCCAACATCCGGGCCTATAGCAATACATCTATGGTTTGCAGCTTCTGTCAAAGGTCCGCTCTGCCCTGAAAAAAACTTTCTGTACGGTAAAACAACAATATCTGCAGCTGAAAAGTACATACTCATCATGTTCTCGGGAATATACTGCAGTTTTAAAAACACCTTGTTTCTGATACTGCTCACCATACCTTCAATATATTGTCTCTTAAAGTACTGTTCTTCTCCTACTATCAAGAGAGAAAACTGTTTTTCCTGAATCAGGTTGACTGCGCTTAGCAACAGGTCTAAGCCCTTGTCGTAGCGTGTTCCTCCAAAACATAGGACAAAAGGCCTGTGATAATACTGCAGCTCAGGTAAATCAAGCTGAATTTCTTTATTATTAATAGTGTTTTTACTCATTATAGGGTAGTGTACAGAAAAAATTTTATGAGCAAATCTGTCACCCAAGCTCTCTATTAGCCTATTCCTTAAGTATTCGCCATGAACTATCACAATATCAACTACGCTATACTTTAATAGAAAACTTAAGATATAAAGTTTTATTCTTTGTTTTGGGAGCCAATGCAGCGTTGCTGATACTTTTATACTTCTTCCAAAGAATATCTTCAATAATAAATGGACTATTACCTGGTCAAAATATAAAATGTGTAAACGGTCATATCTATTCTTTTCTGCAAACCTGATTAGCCTCAATGTATTAAGTAAATTTAGCACCAGCCTGATAAACTTGTTTTTGGATGTCAAAAGTTTGACAGTATGGATTTTTACACTAGCACTATCCAGCTGCTCCGCCATACCGCTTTCACTCCCGCTTAACGAAGTGTAATAACAGCAGTCATAGTCACTAAATCCTTTTACCAGGTTAAAATTATAGTTCCAATGGTGTCCATCGTTCAATAAGTCGTAGAACAGGATTCTATTCATGCTTTTCCCTTCCCTGAAAACTATGAAACTTGTTGATTGCATTTAAATATTGCTTAACCATATTCTTTATTGTGTAATACTGGATTTTCTCAAAGCTTTTTTTAGAAAACTCAGCCCGCACTTCAGCGTTATCAATTAAGTATGCCAACTTAGACTTTAACTGCCCTATATCTTCCGAATCAACAACATAACCATTTACACCGTCTTCTATTAAGTCAAAGGCTGCTCCGGTTTTATTCGTAGCAATAACCGGAAGGCCGAAATACATAGCTTCATTCACTACCAGGCCCCATATATCGTACCTGGTTGGTAGTACAAAAATATCTGCAATTTTATAGTACTTGACTAGCTCATCTTTCTGCATAAAATCTTTAATGACAACGTTTTGGAGGTTATTTCCGGAAACATAACTGCCATATTCCTCCTTTAACGGACCGTCACCAATAATAACCAGGCTTACATTTTTATTACCTATTTCTTTAAAAGCGCTCAAGAGAACATCTATACCCTTTCTGTGTATAAATTGTCCCACTGTTAATACCACTACGTCATTTAAATTGTCCCTATTTTTAAGCTCCAGACGTTCTTCACAGGTTAAGGAAGTCTGTCCTTCCACCTTAAAATCCACTGAAAATGGGTATTCAAAAATTAACTCCTTATCCGCCCCATAATGATTCAGGTATCTAGTGCAATTACTCCCGGAAGAAAGCCATTCTCTTGCAGATGAAATAAGATATTTCTTTAATAGGTATTTTATCTTTATATCTTTCTTTGGAAATCCTCCATCAGAAGTAAAAATAAAGGGTATTTTCTTTATATTCAGCCATGTTATTACCAACATTTCACTAGGTGAATTGTAACAGCTTATTATTAATACATCATATTTTTCCTGTTTCAGTTTTCTGAACATACCGATATTAAACTGTCTCCCGGCGCCAAACATTAAACCCTTCAGAAATTCATACTTAAAATTCAACCCAAGGTCTCTTATGTCCCATTTCCTGTGTTTATAGTTAGCAGCTTCAAACCAAACTGTCAAATCTACATGTTTACCGAGCTCATTCCAAAAATCAATTCTATATGGAGTGGGTATATTTGTAATATAAAGAACTCTTAACATTCTTCCTCCTGAAAAGGTTATTGATTTACTTCAGCTTGTTAACCCAATAAATAGACTTTCTTGTAGTATTTATGACAGAGAATACAGTAAAAGACAGCAGATAAACAAGTCTGAAGCTGAATACCTTAAGCGTGAGCATATCTAAGATACATACTGCTGACAGTACTACCAGACAACCCGGAAATGTTATCAATTCCCTAATCAGTGCAAATATCTTAACTTTGACACTTTTACTACTGATAACATCTTCCATGTTGTGCCTTTTTTCGAAATCTTCAAATATCCTCTTTTCTAAAACTTCTGCTTTTACATTTTCTTTATAAACTCCAGATTCGATTACGGAAAAAGCAATACATAGATTTGGGAAGTTGCTCATTCCTATACATGAAATAAGGCCGCTTATTAAAATAAGCGAATTTCCATATAGATTATATAGACCCATTCCCATGAAGAAAAACATTAAGTTGCTGGAAAAGTAATGTACAAGAAAGTCAAAGTATTTTCCTGACATTGAAGGCTTTTTAATGCCGCTTCTTATATAATACCTTGCTACCTCTCCATCACAATGGTCTAAAACGAAGTAAAACGAAATAAATGCGGCACTTAAGAACAAAGCTGTAGCAGTATTGTAAATGAGAAAATAACAGCTGGCAAGTGCAGCTAAAAGGCTTAAAAATGTAACTGTATTCGAACTTAATCCTATTACCAAAAAAATTTTGGTAAAGTAGATAGACCAATATCTATAACCGTATTTACTTATCAGAAACTCATCCTTGTCTTCCTTCTGACAAACTGTCCTGAGTTCTTTTATACTTTCTTTGACCTTCATTGCTTTTCTCCTTAATCCAATCTGTTAATACAAAAATCAGCTGCTTCACTATATCTATCGAAAAAATTCTTATATCTATTAACTCACTT
This genomic window contains:
- a CDS encoding glycosyltransferase family 4 protein is translated as MNRILFYDLLNDGHHWNYNFNLVKGFSDYDCCYYTSLSGSESGMAEQLDSASVKIHTVKLLTSKNKFIRLVLNLLNTLRLIRFAEKNRYDRLHILYFDQVIVHLLLKIFFGRSIKVSATLHWLPKQRIKLYILSFLLKYSVVDIVIVHGEYLRNRLIESLGDRFAHKIFSVHYPIMSKNTINNKEIQLDLPELQYYHRPFVLCFGGTRYDKGLDLLLSAVNLIQEKQFSLLIVGEEQYFKRQYIEGMVSSIRNKVFLKLQYIPENMMSMYFSAADIVVLPYRKFFSGQSGPLTEAANHRCIAIGPDVGQVGYTIQHYRLGEVFEAENVTNIAETLGKVIDNAEVIKSRILENQKKYCEICSLDGFVEAYRRILFS
- a CDS encoding CDP-alcohol phosphatidyltransferase family protein, producing the protein MKVKESIKELRTVCQKEDKDEFLISKYGYRYWSIYFTKIFLVIGLSSNTVTFLSLLAALASCYFLIYNTATALFLSAAFISFYFVLDHCDGEVARYYIRSGIKKPSMSGKYFDFLVHYFSSNLMFFFMGMGLYNLYGNSLILISGLISCIGMSNFPNLCIAFSVIESGVYKENVKAEVLEKRIFEDFEKRHNMEDVISSKSVKVKIFALIRELITFPGCLVVLSAVCILDMLTLKVFSFRLVYLLSFTVFSVINTTRKSIYWVNKLK
- a CDS encoding glycosyltransferase family 4 protein; protein product: MLRVLYITNIPTPYRIDFWNELGKHVDLTVWFEAANYKHRKWDIRDLGLNFKYEFLKGLMFGAGRQFNIGMFRKLKQEKYDVLIISCYNSPSEMLVITWLNIKKIPFIFTSDGGFPKKDIKIKYLLKKYLISSAREWLSSGSNCTRYLNHYGADKELIFEYPFSVDFKVEGQTSLTCEERLELKNRDNLNDVVVLTVGQFIHRKGIDVLLSAFKEIGNKNVSLVIIGDGPLKEEYGSYVSGNNLQNVVIKDFMQKDELVKYYKIADIFVLPTRYDIWGLVVNEAMYFGLPVIATNKTGAAFDLIEDGVNGYVVDSEDIGQLKSKLAYLIDNAEVRAEFSKKSFEKIQYYTIKNMVKQYLNAINKFHSFQGREKHE